The window CGTGCACCGACGGCCTGCTCGCCGCCGGGGTGCGGCGCGTCGTGTTCGCGGCGCACGATCCCAACCCGAAGGCGTCCGGCGGCGGCGAGGTGCTGCGCGCGGCGGGGATCGACGTCACCGGCGGCGTGGAGGAGCAGGCGGCGCGCGACCAGAACGCCGTCTTCTTCCACGCGCACTCGGCGGCGGGGGATGCGCGGCCGTTCGTCGCGCTGAAGCTGGCGCTGTCGCTGGATGCGCGCATCGCCGACCGCGACGGACGCTCGGTGTGGATCACGGGCGAGGAGGCGCGGGTGGAGACGCATCGCCTGCGCGCGGGGTTCGACGCGGTCGCGGTCGGCGTCGGCACCGTGCTGGCCGACGATCCGCTGCTGACGGCGCGCGGCTCCGTCATCCCCCGCATCCCCCCCGCCCGCGTGGTGCTGGACCGCGCGCTGCGGCTGCCGGTCGATTCCAATCTCGTCCGCACGGCGCACGAGGTGCCGGTCATCGCCATCGCGAGGGCGGATGCGCCGAAGGAGCGGCAGCGGGCGCTGGAGGGGGCCGGCGTGCGCGTCCTGACGTCCGGCGACGGCGTCGAACGGACGCTCGAAACGTTGCGGGAGGCGGGGATTCGGTCCATGTTCGTGGAAGGCGGCGCCGAAATCGCGGGATCGCTGCTGCGCGCGGGGCTCGTGGACCGGCTCCACCTCTTCTACGCGCCGGTCTTCCTGGGCCCCGACGGGCTGAGCCCCTTCGC of the Longimicrobium sp. genome contains:
- the ribD gene encoding bifunctional diaminohydroxyphosphoribosylaminopyrimidine deaminase/5-amino-6-(5-phosphoribosylamino)uracil reductase RibD, whose product is MSERPEDREWMRRALALAPRGWGRTAPNPMVGCVLVRDGAVVGEGWHTEYGQPHAEVEALRAAGDAARGATAYVTLEPCSHFGKTPPCTDGLLAAGVRRVVFAAHDPNPKASGGGEVLRAAGIDVTGGVEEQAARDQNAVFFHAHSAAGDARPFVALKLALSLDARIADRDGRSVWITGEEARVETHRLRAGFDAVAVGVGTVLADDPLLTARGSVIPRIPPARVVLDRALRLPVDSNLVRTAHEVPVIAIARADAPKERQRALEGAGVRVLTSGDGVERTLETLREAGIRSMFVEGGAEIAGSLLRAGLVDRLHLFYAPVFLGPDGLSPFAALESPAITEAPRWRRVETESFGADTLVTLARE